In Bombus affinis isolate iyBomAffi1 chromosome 11, iyBomAffi1.2, whole genome shotgun sequence, one genomic interval encodes:
- the LOC126922280 gene encoding uncharacterized protein LOC126922280 isoform X2, producing the protein MDKVTIKNICVAHPNALYYRYDFRTCVYNYRNKFEYDYFYDYADFTLKPIVKPTTSTTTTTETVPSEQINVSETPDSSSQNSTFPSISETNTNSTAENAEILLPVDAEKTNETLASSSTGSLENSTSDGDILRMMLSDKIKNLFEDKKEDPTRHDNWGSSTENPSKRLSRKRCKLGYSPDGRGRCRRLSQRKLSLIPLTMRLPSKLFDDLRRNTRNLAQEEDDRMRLN; encoded by the exons ATGGATAAAGTCACAATCAAAAATATCTGCGTAGCGCATCCTAACGCGCTTTACTATCGTTACGACTTTAGGACCTGTGTGTATAACTACCgtaataaattt GAATACGATTATTTCTACGATTACGCCGACTTTACGTTGAAACCGATCGTCAAGCCCACCACCAGTACTACAACTACCACCGAAACAGTTCCATCGGAACAAATCAATGTCTCTGAAACACCCGATTCTTCCTCTCAAAATTCGACATTTCCTTCGATCAGCGAGACAAATACAAATTCTACCGCGGAAAACGCGGAAATTCTTCTACCAGTGGACGCTGAAAAAACAAACGAAACCTTAGCTAGTTCATCGACTGGAAGTTTAGAAAATTCAACCAGTGACGGCGATATACTAAGGATGATGTTAAGTGACAAAATTAAGAACCTGTTTGAGGATAAGAAGGAAGATCCAACGAGGCATGATAACTGGGGATCATCCACGGAGAATCCGTCCAAAAGACTGTCTAGAAAACGGTGCAAATTAGGATATTCGCCGGATGGCAGGGGTCGTTGTCGTCGTTTGAGTCAACGAAAATTATCGTTAATTCC ATTGACGATGAGATTACCATCGAAACTTTTTGACGATCTAAGGCGCAACACAAGGAATTTGGCGCAGGAGGAAGACGATCGAATGCGTTTAAACTGA
- the LOC126922280 gene encoding uncharacterized protein LOC126922280 isoform X3, translating into MTVRRQRIPVSRCTDHYIKEYDYFYDYADFTLKPIVKPTTSTTTTTETVPSEQINVSETPDSSSQNSTFPSISETNTNSTAENAEILLPVDAEKTNETLASSSTGSLENSTSDGDILRMMLSDKIKNLFEDKKEDPTRHDNWGSSTENPSKRLSRKRCKLGYSPDGRGRCRRLSQRKLSLIPLTMRLPSKLFDDLRRNTRNLAQEEDDRMRLN; encoded by the exons ATGACCGTTCGGCGACAAAGAATACCGGTTTCTCGGTGTACTGACCACTATATCAAG GAATACGATTATTTCTACGATTACGCCGACTTTACGTTGAAACCGATCGTCAAGCCCACCACCAGTACTACAACTACCACCGAAACAGTTCCATCGGAACAAATCAATGTCTCTGAAACACCCGATTCTTCCTCTCAAAATTCGACATTTCCTTCGATCAGCGAGACAAATACAAATTCTACCGCGGAAAACGCGGAAATTCTTCTACCAGTGGACGCTGAAAAAACAAACGAAACCTTAGCTAGTTCATCGACTGGAAGTTTAGAAAATTCAACCAGTGACGGCGATATACTAAGGATGATGTTAAGTGACAAAATTAAGAACCTGTTTGAGGATAAGAAGGAAGATCCAACGAGGCATGATAACTGGGGATCATCCACGGAGAATCCGTCCAAAAGACTGTCTAGAAAACGGTGCAAATTAGGATATTCGCCGGATGGCAGGGGTCGTTGTCGTCGTTTGAGTCAACGAAAATTATCGTTAATTCC ATTGACGATGAGATTACCATCGAAACTTTTTGACGATCTAAGGCGCAACACAAGGAATTTGGCGCAGGAGGAAGACGATCGAATGCGTTTAAACTGA
- the LOC126922280 gene encoding uncharacterized protein LOC126922280 isoform X1: MYPRYGLLLVFAYHVVTGLSLPTTTYDQRQTGDLNVQVHLKDVQVVALLDPEMLDDYTEYDYFYDYADFTLKPIVKPTTSTTTTTETVPSEQINVSETPDSSSQNSTFPSISETNTNSTAENAEILLPVDAEKTNETLASSSTGSLENSTSDGDILRMMLSDKIKNLFEDKKEDPTRHDNWGSSTENPSKRLSRKRCKLGYSPDGRGRCRRLSQRKLSLIPLTMRLPSKLFDDLRRNTRNLAQEEDDRMRLN; this comes from the exons ATGTATCCGCGTTACGGCCTCCTCCTCGTGTTCGCTTATCACGTTGTGACTGGTCTGTCCTTACCGACGACGACCTATGATCAACGACAAACCGGTGATCTAAACGTGCAAGTCCACCTGAAGGATGTGCAAGTGGTGGCGTTGTTGGACCCGGAGATGCTTGACGATTACACG GAATACGATTATTTCTACGATTACGCCGACTTTACGTTGAAACCGATCGTCAAGCCCACCACCAGTACTACAACTACCACCGAAACAGTTCCATCGGAACAAATCAATGTCTCTGAAACACCCGATTCTTCCTCTCAAAATTCGACATTTCCTTCGATCAGCGAGACAAATACAAATTCTACCGCGGAAAACGCGGAAATTCTTCTACCAGTGGACGCTGAAAAAACAAACGAAACCTTAGCTAGTTCATCGACTGGAAGTTTAGAAAATTCAACCAGTGACGGCGATATACTAAGGATGATGTTAAGTGACAAAATTAAGAACCTGTTTGAGGATAAGAAGGAAGATCCAACGAGGCATGATAACTGGGGATCATCCACGGAGAATCCGTCCAAAAGACTGTCTAGAAAACGGTGCAAATTAGGATATTCGCCGGATGGCAGGGGTCGTTGTCGTCGTTTGAGTCAACGAAAATTATCGTTAATTCC ATTGACGATGAGATTACCATCGAAACTTTTTGACGATCTAAGGCGCAACACAAGGAATTTGGCGCAGGAGGAAGACGATCGAATGCGTTTAAACTGA